ATAAAGTTACCCATTTGTAATCCTTGTATATTATTATAACATCATGCTTTATTAATAAATTATAGCAAGGTGTACTTAAAAAAAAATTACTATTTTGAAGTTATCTTTTAAATAAATTGTTTAAATTTAACATTATGAATTAATATTTCTATAAGTTTATTATGCTAAATTTACACCCAAGATGTAAATAATTAACAATTATCTTGTTTTTATTTTACATTCAATATGTAAAAGGATAAAGAATGGAAACGGAAATTAAATTAAGAGAACCGGTAAAAAGTGACGGAAAGAATATCTTTAATTTAATTAATAGATGTAAACCGCTAGATGTAAATTCTGAATACTTATATTTACTACAAAGTACATACTTCAAAGATACTTGTAGTGTTGCAACATTAGACAATGATGCTATAGGATTTATATCTGGTTATTTAGCACCAAATGAAAAAAATGTACTTTTTATTTGGCAGGTTGCAGTTGATGAAAGAGCTAGAGGTAAATCTGTAGCTAAAAGATTACTTCAAGAGATACTTGACAGAGATTTTTGTAAAGACGTTGAGTATATTCATACAACTATATCACCAGATAACGAGTCATCAAAAAGATTTTTTGAAAAATTTGCAAAAAACTTAGATGCAAATATTGAAACTTCAGTATTATTTGATAATGAAGATTTCAGTGAAGGTCATGAAAAAGAGGTACTATTTAAAATAGGCCCATTTAATAAAGGAAAAAAATAATGAGAATATTTGAAAATTTAGAGTCAGAAGTTAGAGGTTATATTAGGAGTTTCCCAACAATATTTGAAACATCAAAGGGAGCTATTTTAACAAATGAACAAGGTGAAGATCATATTGATTTCTTTGCTGGTGCTGGAACATTAAATTATGGACATAATAATGAATTAATTAGTAAAGCATTAATTGAATATATTCAAAAAGATGGTGTTATTCATGGACTTGACATGGCAACAAGTGCTAAAAAAGATTTTTTACAAACATTTAACGACACAATATTAGTTCCAAGAAACTTAGATTATAAAATTCAATTCACAGGGCCTACAGGAACAAATGCAGTTGAAACTGCACTTAAACTTGCAAGATTAGTAAAAGGTAGAAGTAATGTTGTTTCTTTTACAAATGGTTTCCATGGACTTACTCAAGGTTCATCATCAGTTACAGGAAATGATGATTACAGAGATGAAAGTTATATTAGTAGATCAAATGTATCATTTATGCCTTTTGATGGTTATTTTGGTGACATGAATACTATGGCTATTTTTAGAAAATTTCTAGAAGATAGTAGTAGTGGACTTGATATTCCAGCAGCTGTAATAATTGAAACTATTCAAGGTGAAGGTGGAATTAATGTAGCTTCTAAAGAGTGGTTACAAGAGTTAGAATCAATTTGTAGAGAGTATGATATTTTATTAATTATTGATGATATTCAAGTTGGTAATGGTAGAACTGGTGAATTTTTCTCATTTGAATTTGCAGGAATTAATCCAGATATTGTAACTGTTTCAAAATCAATTGGTGGTGGTTTACCAATGGCAATTGTATTACTAAAACCAGATTTAGACCAATGGAAGCCAGGTGAGCATACAGGTACATTTAGAGGAAACAACTTAGCTTTCGTTGCAGCAAAAGTTGCTATTGAGCATTATTGGCAAAATGATGATTTATCAAATGCAGTTAGATATAAAGAGAAACTATTAAAAGATACATTAGAAAAAATTGCTGAAAAATATAAAGATACTTTTGAAGTAGAAATTAGAGGTAGAGGATTAGCTTATGGATTTGAAATTAAAGGTGACAATTCAGTTGCTGGTGAAATTTCAAAATATGCATTTGAAGAAAAATTAATCGTTGAGACTTGTGGTAGTGAAGATCAAGTAGTAAAATTTTTACCACCATTAATTATTGATGAAGAAACATTAATAGAAGGTCTTAATCGTCTTGATACTGCAATTGGAAAACTAGTTGCAGACAAAAAAGAAAAATTAACGGAGGAATTTTAATATATGATTATTAGAGATATAAACAAAGATATTATAGGAACTGAAAAAGAAGTTCATGCTAAAGAAGGTCAGTGGACAAGTAGAAGAATGCTTTTAAAAGATGATAATATGGGATTTTCTTTTCATGAAACAATCATTAAAGCAAATACAAAAACACATATTCACTACCAAAACCATTTAGAAGCTGTTTATTGTGTAGCTGGGAATGGAAAAATTGAAGATTTAAAAACAGGTGAAACTCATGAAATTTATGATGGTGTAATGTATGCATTAAATGAGCATGATGACCATAACTTGTATGGTGGAAGTGAAGATATGAGATTAATATGCGTATTCAACCCTCCAATTAAAGGAACTGAAAACCATGATGAGAATGGAGTTTATCCTTTAGAGGATTAATAATGTATTTTCTTTATATTGAAAACTATTTAAATCAAACAACAAAAGAACAAAAAAAAGATTTTTTCAATTTTTTAATTGAAAAATCTTTTGTTCCCTCAAACCAAAAAATTATTTTAAGTGATAAATCACTTATTCTTGAATTTAGTAAAAATCAAAACTTTGAAACTATAAAAGAAGTGATAAAATCTTATTTTAAACAAAATCAAAAAATAAGAATAACTCAAATTTCAAAAATACTTAAAAATGAAAAAAAACTTATTTTAATTTTTGCAAATAAAAATAAAAAAGAGATAATACTTTAAGTATGAAAAAAATTATTGATTTTTATCTATTTTGTATAAAAGAAAAGATTATAAATAGTATAAATAACATAGGTTTTAGTAAAAAAAATATAGATACATGCTCAATAAATGAAAAAAAGTTAAAGAATCATAAAGAAATATCTTTTATGGTTCTTGAAAACCTTTTTTCAAAAGAAGAAGTATTAAATTTAAAAAGAGATTACTTTCCATTGAGAAAACCTCTTTTTTTGATAAAAGGAAGTCATGAAAATAAATCTTTAAAAGATATATTTATTGACAACTATAAAGCATATTGAGAAATAAAATGTAAAATGTATCTAGAACAAATAAAATAAAAAATTACACTAAGGGAAAAAATAATGAAAGTATGCAAATTTGGTGGTAGTTCAGTTAAAAATTCCACACAAATAAAAAAAATAGTAGATATAGTAAAAAGAGATGAAAAAAGACAAGTTATTGTAGTTTCTGCACCAGGAAGAGATGATGATTTTGATGAAAAAATAACAGATCACCTTTTAAATTTAGCAACAGAGGGGAATCACTTTTTAGAACAAAAAATTGAAATTTCAAAAGATGATAGTTTTAATGCAATAATCAAAAAATATACAAAACTTTGTGATGATTTAGGTATTGCAAAAAAGAAAATTTTAGACTCTCTTGAAAATGAATTAAATAATTGTGATTTTAAAGATGATAAAAAAACGGCATTCTTTTTATCAAGAGGTGAACACTACAATGCAAAAATAATCTCAGATTACATGAAAAAATCAGGTCTAAATGTAAAACTAATGCTACCAGAAGAGTTTGGATTTATTTTAGATGATACATATACAGATGGAAAAGTTCAAGCAAAAACATATGACAATGTTAAAAAACATTTTGTTTTAAAAGATAATGAAAAAGTTGTGGTTCCAGGATTTTATGGAGTAACAGAAAAAAATGAAATTGCAGTTATGAGTAGAGGTGGTTCAGATTTAACTGGTGGTGAATTAGCCTATGCATTAGATGCAAGTATGTACGAAAATTGGACAGATACAAATGGTGTATATGAAGTTGACCCAAGAGTAATTCCTGATGCAAAAGTAATTCCAAGATTAACATTTAAAGAGTTAAGACTACTTAGTTCAAAAGGTTTTAATGTATTTCACTTTAATGCAATGTTAAATTGTAAAAAAAGTAAAATACCAATTAGAGTAAGAAATACTAATAACCCAACAAACAAAGGAACTTTAATCTTAAGTGAAAGAGTTCCTATGGAAAAATTAGTGGGAGTTGCAAAACTTGATAATATGGCATCTATTCATATTCAAAAAGATATGCTTGGAGAAGAGATTGGATTTACTGCTGAATTATTGAAAATTTTTGGAGAATTCCATATAAATACTTATCATTATCCAACAGATAAGGATGATTTAGCTATATTAGTAGAGCAAGAAGATTTAAAAGGAAATATTAATAACTTAAGAAGAGAAATAGATAAAAGATTAAAGCCAGATAATATTATTGTAACTTATTCTTTATCTGTAATCACTCTTGTTGGAATTGGATTAAAAGAAGACTCATTTACTATTGTAGATGCAATCACTGCTTTAAAAGAGAATAATATCGCATTTGAGATGTTTGATATGAGTCCTTCTAAAATTTCATTTCACATAGGAGTATCTCAAAATATCTCTGATATTGCATTGGAGACATTATATGAAAAGTTATTAACAAAAGATAATAATTGTATTTGTTAATAGGAGATTAAATGATAAGATTGCTACTACTTTTAGTGCCAATTATCTTGTTGTCAACTCTAAATGCTAAAGAGTTGACACAAGAAGAAAAAAAAGAAGTTAAACAAAGATTAGATAAATTAGAAAAACCTCTATATACACCCTTTGTAGAAAATTATATTCTAAATGACTTAAGAAAATTAAGAGAAGAGAATAAAAAACTAAAAGTAGAGCTTTATAAAAGATTGGCTGAAAAAGAAGTAGAAATATCTTCAAATGCCATAAGTTATGCTACTTCAACAATCAATAATATTTTCTATATTATTGCTGCTGCTACATCACTTTTAGTAGTTATTGGACTTAACTCAATAAGAGATATAAACCAAAAGATTAGAAATATTGTAGACGAAAAAGTATCTAAAGTAATTGATGATTATGAAACAAGAATGAGTTTAATTGAAAAAGATTTAGATAAACGTTCAAAACAAGTATTAGAAAACCAAAAAGAGATTGAAAAAACTAATATAATACAATCATTATGGATAAGAGCAGCTCAAGAAACAACACCTAGTGGTAAAATTGAAATATATGATGATGTTTTAAATTTAAGACCAAATGATCCAGAAGCATTAACATATAAAGCAGAAGCAGCACTTGAATTAAGTGAAGCAAACTGGGCACTACATCTTGCAAATCAAGCATTGAAAATTGATGATGATTATCCAAATGCCTTTTATCAAAGAGCAAAAGCACATGCAGTTTTAGGATATAATGACTTTTCAATCAATGACTTAGAAAAAGCACTTAAATTAAACGAACAATATATTGAAGAAATAGAAAATGAAGAAGAGTTTGATAGTTTAAATGACAATAAAAAATTTGTGAATCTATTAAAAAAATATCGTCAAGAAACAACAGAAACTACATAAATAACTTAAATTTACTTTAATCCTTTTTGCTATACAATTTGTATATACGCAAAAAGGAGTTTGTTATGGAAATTAACAATAATATTTCACAGTATCAAAGCCCCTATATAGACCAAAACAAAACATTAGAAAAAATTGCAACTGGTCTAGAACTAAATAAAGCTTCAAATAATGCTTCTGCACTCTCTATTGCAGACAATCTAAGAACTCAAGCAAATGGATATGTGCAAGCACTACAAAATACAAACAGTGCTATTGCTTCTACACAAATAGCAGATTCTGCTATAAAAGAGCAATCAAATATGTTAGATAATGTAAAAGAAAAATTACTACAAGCTTCAACAGATACAACTTCTCAAGAAGCAAGAGAGGCTATTTTTAAAGATATACAAAATACACTTAAAGGTTTTGATGCAATAGCTAGTGCAACAAAGTATAATGATCAAACACTACTTCAAGCATCTCAATCAAGTCAAGCACCATCAAGTTCACAAACTTTTCAAGTGGGTACACAAGAGTCTGATACATCAAACTCTACATCAATTCAATCAAATACTTTAGGAGTTGGATTAAATGATTTAGTAACTAATTCACCTGATAGTTTTACAGCAGAAGATGCAAGTGATTATCTATCAAAAGTTGATGATGCAATTGGAGTGTTAAATAATTATAGAGCAGAACTTGGCTCAACACAAAATGAGTTAGCAAGTACAGGTAGAAATACAATATCTCAAGAGATTCAAACAAGAGCTGCACAATCTGAATTAAGTGGTGCAAATATGGCACAAGAGATTGCAACTTTTGATAAACAAAATGTATTATCACAAGTTGGAGCTTATACTCAATCTCAATTTAATATAACGCAACAATCTGTTATGAGACTTTTGACATAAACACTTGAGAAAACTCAAGTGTTTTAATAACTTATGATTTTAGTAACTTTTATTTGTTCTTGAGGTTTTTTTGTAACTTTTACATATTTAATTCCATCATATGTAAAATGATTTTTATACCCTTGAATAATCTTTTTTTTAGTAGCATTTATATATTTTGTAACACATTTTGTT
The window above is part of the Malaciobacter marinus genome. Proteins encoded here:
- a CDS encoding flagellin, whose amino-acid sequence is MEINNNISQYQSPYIDQNKTLEKIATGLELNKASNNASALSIADNLRTQANGYVQALQNTNSAIASTQIADSAIKEQSNMLDNVKEKLLQASTDTTSQEAREAIFKDIQNTLKGFDAIASATKYNDQTLLQASQSSQAPSSSQTFQVGTQESDTSNSTSIQSNTLGVGLNDLVTNSPDSFTAEDASDYLSKVDDAIGVLNNYRAELGSTQNELASTGRNTISQEIQTRAAQSELSGANMAQEIATFDKQNVLSQVGAYTQSQFNITQQSVMRLLT
- a CDS encoding aspartate kinase, with the protein product MKVCKFGGSSVKNSTQIKKIVDIVKRDEKRQVIVVSAPGRDDDFDEKITDHLLNLATEGNHFLEQKIEISKDDSFNAIIKKYTKLCDDLGIAKKKILDSLENELNNCDFKDDKKTAFFLSRGEHYNAKIISDYMKKSGLNVKLMLPEEFGFILDDTYTDGKVQAKTYDNVKKHFVLKDNEKVVVPGFYGVTEKNEIAVMSRGGSDLTGGELAYALDASMYENWTDTNGVYEVDPRVIPDAKVIPRLTFKELRLLSSKGFNVFHFNAMLNCKKSKIPIRVRNTNNPTNKGTLILSERVPMEKLVGVAKLDNMASIHIQKDMLGEEIGFTAELLKIFGEFHINTYHYPTDKDDLAILVEQEDLKGNINNLRREIDKRLKPDNIIVTYSLSVITLVGIGLKEDSFTIVDAITALKENNIAFEMFDMSPSKISFHIGVSQNISDIALETLYEKLLTKDNNCIC
- the ectB gene encoding diaminobutyrate--2-oxoglutarate transaminase; protein product: MRIFENLESEVRGYIRSFPTIFETSKGAILTNEQGEDHIDFFAGAGTLNYGHNNELISKALIEYIQKDGVIHGLDMATSAKKDFLQTFNDTILVPRNLDYKIQFTGPTGTNAVETALKLARLVKGRSNVVSFTNGFHGLTQGSSSVTGNDDYRDESYISRSNVSFMPFDGYFGDMNTMAIFRKFLEDSSSGLDIPAAVIIETIQGEGGINVASKEWLQELESICREYDILLIIDDIQVGNGRTGEFFSFEFAGINPDIVTVSKSIGGGLPMAIVLLKPDLDQWKPGEHTGTFRGNNLAFVAAKVAIEHYWQNDDLSNAVRYKEKLLKDTLEKIAEKYKDTFEVEIRGRGLAYGFEIKGDNSVAGEISKYAFEEKLIVETCGSEDQVVKFLPPLIIDEETLIEGLNRLDTAIGKLVADKKEKLTEEF
- a CDS encoding ectoine synthase, coding for MIIRDINKDIIGTEKEVHAKEGQWTSRRMLLKDDNMGFSFHETIIKANTKTHIHYQNHLEAVYCVAGNGKIEDLKTGETHEIYDGVMYALNEHDDHNLYGGSEDMRLICVFNPPIKGTENHDENGVYPLED
- a CDS encoding TPR end-of-group domain-containing protein, with protein sequence MIRLLLLLVPIILLSTLNAKELTQEEKKEVKQRLDKLEKPLYTPFVENYILNDLRKLREENKKLKVELYKRLAEKEVEISSNAISYATSTINNIFYIIAAATSLLVVIGLNSIRDINQKIRNIVDEKVSKVIDDYETRMSLIEKDLDKRSKQVLENQKEIEKTNIIQSLWIRAAQETTPSGKIEIYDDVLNLRPNDPEALTYKAEAALELSEANWALHLANQALKIDDDYPNAFYQRAKAHAVLGYNDFSINDLEKALKLNEQYIEEIENEEEFDSLNDNKKFVNLLKKYRQETTETT
- the ectA gene encoding diaminobutyrate acetyltransferase, giving the protein METEIKLREPVKSDGKNIFNLINRCKPLDVNSEYLYLLQSTYFKDTCSVATLDNDAIGFISGYLAPNEKNVLFIWQVAVDERARGKSVAKRLLQEILDRDFCKDVEYIHTTISPDNESSKRFFEKFAKNLDANIETSVLFDNEDFSEGHEKEVLFKIGPFNKGKK